From Plasmodium yoelii strain 17X genome assembly, chromosome: 11, a single genomic window includes:
- a CDS encoding PIR protein: MNKTVCDRFLSVWDALPDTLNKGEYEFKKNNFLDGYCRSYSCDNDVEKVNAGFFYLLNKFFGSSESSYSAQNDINVVDYIIIWLSYMLNLKANTREDNLNYFYTISINSDNIYKNPITGIPGYKSYKDLIDEKKELMSISNEKMSKLYALFKILCNIYTELDDKSSNCNKHSGKAIEFVEKYKKIKEDPSVTEGSPYYKLLSTLSKDYDNLKNKCDSFPDLLTIEKKQNFAKSSEDTPSSSSITTKLFTVLSIFGAIGFLLGISYKYSLFGFRKRFQKQKLREKIKNIKKRINH, encoded by the exons atgaataagaCAGTG tgtgatAGATTTCTGAGTGTATGGGATGCTTTACCTGATACATTGAATAAAGGAGaatatgaatttaaaaaaaataattttttagatGGTTATTGTCGTAGTTATAGTTGTGATAATGATGTCGAAAAAGTTAATGCcggatttttttatttgcttaATAAATTCTTTGGGAGTTCTGAGTCATCCTATTCTGCgcaaaatgatataaatgttgttgattatattattatatggttaagttatatgttaaacctaaagGCAAATACAAGAGAAGACAATCTAAACTATTTTTATACCATATCTataaatagtgataatatatacaaaaatccTATAACTGGTATTCCGGGATATAAAAgttataaggatcttatagatgaaaaaaaagaattgaTGAGTATTtctaatgaaaaaatgtctaAACTTTAtgctttatttaaaattttatgtaatatatatactgaATTGGATGATAAAAGTTCAAATTGCAATAAACATTCGGGGAAAGCTATAgaatttgttgaaaaatataaaaaaattaaggaaGATCCTAGTGTTACTGAAGGTAGTccatattataaattattgtctACACTATCAAaggattatgataatttaaaaaataaatgtgataGTTTTCCAGATCTTCTAAcgatagaaaaaaaacaaaattttgCAAAAAGTTCTGAAGATACaccatcaagttcgtcgataacaaccaaattatttacagttttatcgatatttggtgcaataggaTTTCTTttgggaatttcttataag tattcattatttggatttcggaaacgatttcaaaaacaaaaattaagagaaaaaataaaaaatataaagaagagaataaatcattaa